A stretch of Eschrichtius robustus isolate mEscRob2 chromosome 6, mEscRob2.pri, whole genome shotgun sequence DNA encodes these proteins:
- the CLDND1 gene encoding claudin domain-containing protein 1 isoform X1, protein MGGDRLENKTSVSVASWSSLNARMDNRFATAFVIACVLSLISTIYMAASIGTDFWYEYRSPVQENSSDLNKSIWTDFASDEADEKTYNDALFRYNGTVGLWRRCITVPQNTYWYSPPERTESFDMVTKCISFTLNEQFVEKFVDPGNHNSGIDLLRTYLWRCQFLLPFVSLGLMCFGALIGLCACICRSLYPTIATGILHLLAGLCTLGSVSCYVAGIELLHQKLELPENVSGEFGWSFCLACVSAPLQFMASALFVWAAHTNRKEYTFMKAYRVA, encoded by the exons ATGGGCG GTGATAGACTAGAGAACAAGACCTCTGTCTCCGTAGCATCCTGG AGCAGTCTGAATGCCAGAATGGATAACCGTTTTGCTACAGCATTTGTAATTGCTTGTGTGCTTAGCCTCATTTCTACCATCTACATGGCGGCCTCAATTGGCACAGACTTCTGGTATGAGTATCGAAGTCCAGTTCAAGAAAATTCCAGCGATTTGAACAAAAGTATCTGGACTGACTTTGCTAGTGATGAGGCAGATGAAAAGACTTATAATGATGCACTTTTCCGATATAATGGCACAGTGGGATTGTGGAGACGGTGTATCACTGTACCCCAAAACACATACTGGTATAGTCCACCAGAAAGGACAg AGTCATTTGATATGGTCACAAAATGTATCAGTTTCACACTAAATGAGCAGTTCGTGGAGAAATTTGTTGATCCTGGAAACCACAATAGTGGGATTGATCTGCTTCGGACCT atcttTGGCGTTGCCAGTTCCTTTTACCTTTTGTTAGTCTAGGTTTGATGTGCTTTGGGGCTTTGATTGGACTTTGTGCTTGTATCTGCCGAAGCTTGTACCCCACCATTGCCACAGGCATTCTCCATCTCCTTGCAG GTCTGTGTACATTGGGCTCAGTGAGCTGTTACGTTGCTGGAATTGAACTACTCCACCAGAAACTGGAGCTGCCTGAGAATGTGTCTGGTGAATTCGGATGGTCCTTCTGCCTGGCTTGCGTCTCAGCTCCCTTACAGTTCATGGCTTCTGCTCTCTTCGTCTGGGCCGCTCATACCAACCGGAAAGAGTACACCTTCATGAAGGCATATCGTGTGGCATGA
- the CLDND1 gene encoding claudin domain-containing protein 1 isoform X2 — translation MDNRFATAFVIACVLSLISTIYMAASIGTDFWYEYRSPVQENSSDLNKSIWTDFASDEADEKTYNDALFRYNGTVGLWRRCITVPQNTYWYSPPERTESFDMVTKCISFTLNEQFVEKFVDPGNHNSGIDLLRTYLWRCQFLLPFVSLGLMCFGALIGLCACICRSLYPTIATGILHLLAGLCTLGSVSCYVAGIELLHQKLELPENVSGEFGWSFCLACVSAPLQFMASALFVWAAHTNRKEYTFMKAYRVA, via the exons ATGGATAACCGTTTTGCTACAGCATTTGTAATTGCTTGTGTGCTTAGCCTCATTTCTACCATCTACATGGCGGCCTCAATTGGCACAGACTTCTGGTATGAGTATCGAAGTCCAGTTCAAGAAAATTCCAGCGATTTGAACAAAAGTATCTGGACTGACTTTGCTAGTGATGAGGCAGATGAAAAGACTTATAATGATGCACTTTTCCGATATAATGGCACAGTGGGATTGTGGAGACGGTGTATCACTGTACCCCAAAACACATACTGGTATAGTCCACCAGAAAGGACAg AGTCATTTGATATGGTCACAAAATGTATCAGTTTCACACTAAATGAGCAGTTCGTGGAGAAATTTGTTGATCCTGGAAACCACAATAGTGGGATTGATCTGCTTCGGACCT atcttTGGCGTTGCCAGTTCCTTTTACCTTTTGTTAGTCTAGGTTTGATGTGCTTTGGGGCTTTGATTGGACTTTGTGCTTGTATCTGCCGAAGCTTGTACCCCACCATTGCCACAGGCATTCTCCATCTCCTTGCAG GTCTGTGTACATTGGGCTCAGTGAGCTGTTACGTTGCTGGAATTGAACTACTCCACCAGAAACTGGAGCTGCCTGAGAATGTGTCTGGTGAATTCGGATGGTCCTTCTGCCTGGCTTGCGTCTCAGCTCCCTTACAGTTCATGGCTTCTGCTCTCTTCGTCTGGGCCGCTCATACCAACCGGAAAGAGTACACCTTCATGAAGGCATATCGTGTGGCATGA
- the LOC137765937 gene encoding LOW QUALITY PROTEIN: olfactory receptor 5K1-like (The sequence of the model RefSeq protein was modified relative to this genomic sequence to represent the inferred CDS: deleted 3 bases in 2 codons), whose product MAKENHTVKHEFILTGFTDYPELKTLLFVVFFAMYLITMVGNLGLVILISKEHHLCTRMYIFLGNPALVDSCCACAITPKMLRNFFSENRMVSLYECMAQFYFLCTVETADCFLLVVMAYDRYVAICSPLQYHTMMSKKLCIQTTTGAYIAGNLHSMIHIGLLFRLVFCGSNHIKKHFYCDILPLYRLSCVDPYVNELVLFIFSGSIQVFTIGSVLISYLYILFTIFKMKSKEGRVKAFSSCASHFLSVSLFYGSLFTYIRPNLLEEGDTDIPTALVFTEVVPLLYPFICSLRNKEVITVLRKILKKKNLKKV is encoded by the exons ATGGCTAAAGAAAATCATACTGTAAAACATGAATTTATCCTCACAGGATTTACAGACTACCCAGAGCTGAAGACCCTTCTGTTTGTGGTGTTCTTTGCCATGTATCTGATCACCATGGTGGGGAATCTTGGCCTGGTGATACTGATTTCAAAAGAGCATCATCTTTGCACACGAATGTACATCTTTCTGGGCAACCCCGCTCTCGTGGATTCTTGCTGTGCCTGTGCCATTACTCCTAAGATGTTAAGGAACTTCTTTTCTGAAAACAGAATGGTTTCCCTCTATGAATGCATggcacaattttattttctttgcactGTTGAAACTGCAGACTGCTTTCTTCTGGTGGTAATGGCTTACGATCGCTATGTGGCCATATGCAGCCCTCTGCAGTACCATACCATGATGTCAAAGAAACTCTGCATTCAGACGACCACAGGGGCCTACATAGCTGGAAACCTGCATTCTATGATTCATATAGGGCTTCTATTTAGGTTAGTTTTCTGTGGATCAAATCACATCAAA AAACACTTTTACTGTGATATTCTTCCTTTATATAGGCTCTCCTGTGTTGACCCTTATGTCAATGAACTGGTACTGTTTATCTTTTCAGGCTCAATTCAAGTCTTCACAATAGGTAGTGTCTTAATATCTTATCTCTACATTCTCTTtactattttcaaaatgaaatccaAAGAGGGAAGGGTCAAAGCCTTTTCTAGCTGTGCATCCCACTTTTTgtcagtttcattattttatggCTCTCTT TTCACGTACATTAGACCAAATTTGCTTGAAGAAGGGGATACAGATATACCAACTGCTCTTGTGTTTACAGAAGTAGTACCTTTACTATACCCTTTTATTTGTAGCCTAAGAAATAAGGAAGTAATAACTGTTTTGAggaaaattctgaagaaaaaaaatctcaaaaaagttTGA